From Camelus dromedarius isolate mCamDro1 chromosome 12, mCamDro1.pat, whole genome shotgun sequence, the proteins below share one genomic window:
- the LOC105094965 gene encoding olfactory receptor 5A1 — MVSSPGFSLPQESHFEGLKAAERRYVALGRNISTMSNFILLGFSEHPALQVVLFVLFLGTYFMTLAWNLGLVVLIGMESHLHSPMYFFLGNLFFVDISYTLSIAPMMLGDFFKEQKTISFVGCAAQFSFFIGMGGTECCLLAAMAYDRYAATSSPLLYTALMTPTVCVGMAITAYAGGFLTGLIQTSSVFHLHFCGPQVINHFFCDLPALLLLSCSGTFLSQVVNFLVCAVGGTSALVVLVSYGYIIAAVMKIPSTQGQTKAFNTCASHLTTVILFYGSGLSSYLHSSSGYSLDEDKVVSLFYGAVIPMLNPIIYSLRNKDIKDALKKLKERSRHPLCVL; from the coding sequence ATGGTTTCTTCACCTGGATTTTCATTGCCCCAGGAATCTCATTTTGAGGGTCTAAAGGCAGCAGAGAGAAGATACGTGGCGCTGGGAAGAAACATCAGCACGATGAGCAATTTCATCCTCTTGGGATTTTCAGAACATCCAGCGCTGCAGGTTGTCCTCTTTGTGTTGTTTCTGGGGACCTACTTCATGACTCTGGCTTGGAACCTGGGTCTCGTTGTCCTGATCGGCATGGAGTCACACCTCCACTCccccatgtatttcttccttggtaACTTGTTCTTTGTTGATATTTCATATACTTTGTCCATTGCCCCTATGATGCTGGGTGATTTCTTCAAGGAGCAGAAGACCATCTCCTTTGTGGGCTGTGCTGCTCAATTTTCCTTCTTCATTGGGATGGGAGGCACTGAGTGCTGCCTCCTGGCGGCCATGGCCTATGACCGGTATGCTGCCACCTCCAGCCCTCTGCTCTACACAGCCCTCATGACACCCACCGTCTGTGTGGGGATGGCCATTACTGCGTACGCTGGAGGATTCCTCACTGGATTGATCCAGACCAGCTCTGTATTCCACCTCCATTTCTGTGGGCCACAAGTCATTAACCACTTTTTCTGTGACCTGCCAGCTCTGCTGCTCTTGTCTTGTTCTGGTACCTTCCTCAGCCAGGTAGTGAACTTTCTTGTGTGTGCAGTGGGGGGCACATCAGCTCTTGTTGTCCTGGTCTCCTATGGCTACATCATTGCTGCTGTCATGAAGATCCCTTCAACCCAAGGGCAGACAAAGGCTTTCAACACCTGTGCCTCTCATCTGACCACAGTGATTCTCTTCTATGGCTCTGGGCTCTCCTCCTACCTTCACTCTAGTTCTGGCTACTCACTGGACGAAGATAAGGTGGTGTCCTTGTTCTATGGAGCTGTGATTCCCATGC
- the LOC105094964 gene encoding olfactory receptor 5AN6 translates to MAGGRNSTAITKFILLGFSEFPKLTIVVFSVFLGIYLMTVSWNVGLITLIRMDSHLHTPMYFFLSNLSLLDICYVSTVAPRMLLDFFKKHKSISFMGCTMQYFFFSSLGLTECCLLAAMAYDRYAAICNPLLYTAFMSPTLCVQTVVGAYITGIFGSLIQLCALLRLDFCGPNVINHFFCDLPQLLVLSCSDTFFLQVIKFVIAVVFGVASLLIIMISYGYIIATILKISSIEGRSKAFNTCASHLTTVTLFFGSGLFVYMHPSIDNSLSYDKMTSVFYTVVIPMLNPLIYSLRNKEIKDALKRCKKRMFSHCHSYLKIW, encoded by the coding sequence ATGGCTGGGGGAAGGAACAGCACAGCAATTACAAAGTTTATTCTCTTGGGATTCTCTGAATTTCCAAAGCTCACCATTGTAGTCTTTTCAGTATTCCTAGGGATCTACCTCATGACGGTGTCCTGGAACGTGGGCCTCATCACCCTTATTAGGATGGACTCCCATTTGCACACACCTATGTACTTTTTCCTCAGTAACCTGTCTTTGCTGGACATCTGCTATGTTTCGACTGTAGCCCCCAGGATGCTCTTGGACTTCTTCAAGAAGCATAAATCAATCTCCTTTATGGGGTGCACCATGcaatacttctttttctctagcCTGGGTCTGACTGAGTGCTGTCTCCTGGCAGCCATGGCCTACGATCGCTATGCTGCCATTTGTAACCCTCTGCTCTACACAGCCTTCATGTCCCCCACCCTCTGTGTGCAGACGGTGGTTGGAGCCTATATAACTGGTATCTTTGGCTCCTTAATCCAACTGTGTGCTTTACTTCGGCTCGACTTCTGTGGACCAAATGTTATCAACCACTTCTTCTGTGACCTGCCTCAATTATTAgtcctctcctgctctgacaCCTTTTTCCTACAAGTCATAAAGTTTGTGATAGCAGTGGTTTTTGGTGTGGCATCCCTCTTAATCATCATGATATCTTACGGTTATATCATCGCCACCATCTTGAAGATCAGCTCAATTGAAGGCCGGTCCAAGGCCTTCAACACCTGTGCTTCTCACCTGACAACAGTGACCCTTTTCTTTGGATCAGGACTCTTTGTCTATATGCACCCCAGCATTGATAATTCTCTGAGCTACGACAAGATGACATCAGTCTTCTACACTGTGGTGATCCCCATGCTGAATCCTTTGATttacagcctgagaaacaaggaAATCAAAGATGCCCTTAAGAGGTGTAAGAAGAGGATGTTTTCCCATTGTCACAGTTACTTAAAGATCTGGTAG